A window of the Acidimicrobiales bacterium genome harbors these coding sequences:
- a CDS encoding class I SAM-dependent methyltransferase yields the protein MMASQEHWDTIYQTRPTENLGWYQPSPSTLDLVLRYSTPTDPVIDIGGGDSHMVDELVAAGYQDVTVLDLSVAALERSRTRLGEAADNVAWIRADITDWEPTSTWSLWHDRAVFHFLVDPDDQRRYVETARRAIAPGGHLVMATFAPDGPEQCAGLPVQRYDAKALADVFGSGFRLVEHAEVSGQAVEVGDRRPYVVVVLQRR from the coding sequence ATGATGGCCTCACAGGAGCACTGGGACACGATCTACCAGACCCGACCAACCGAAAACCTCGGCTGGTATCAGCCGTCACCGTCGACCCTCGATCTCGTGTTGCGCTACTCGACGCCGACCGATCCCGTCATCGACATCGGCGGCGGCGACAGCCACATGGTCGACGAACTCGTCGCAGCCGGCTATCAGGACGTGACGGTCCTCGACCTATCCGTCGCTGCACTCGAACGATCCCGGACACGGCTCGGCGAAGCCGCCGACAACGTCGCGTGGATCCGTGCCGACATCACCGACTGGGAACCGACCTCGACCTGGTCGCTCTGGCACGACCGCGCCGTCTTCCACTTTCTCGTCGACCCCGATGATCAGCGTCGCTATGTCGAGACAGCGCGGCGAGCCATCGCGCCCGGAGGCCATCTCGTCATGGCGACGTTCGCTCCCGACGGCCCTGAGCAATGCGCCGGCCTGCCGGTGCAGCGCTACGACGCCAAGGCCCTCGCAGATGTCTTCGGCTCGGGCTTCCGGCTCGTCGAACACGCGGAGGTGTCAGGGCAGGCAGTCGAGGTCGGGGATCGTCGCCCCTACGTGGTCGTGGTGCTGCAGCGGCGGTGA
- a CDS encoding metalloregulator ArsR/SmtB family transcription factor, producing MNVECEVGMGVGEHEAKAALFDGFAQVAKALSTGRRVELIDVLEQGERHVEELAAAIDQSVANTSFHLRALAAAGLVRTRRDGNRVHYRLASPQVAALWSALRDVAIAHHDEIDALAVDYLGDRSGFEPIGRAELARRLDDGDVLVIDVRPEPEYAAGHIAGARCIPLDDLDRHLAELPDDLEVVAYCRGPFCVYADDAVRRLTAAGRLARRLEDGFPQWRNAGLPVAVGAGVGGR from the coding sequence TTGAACGTCGAGTGCGAGGTGGGTATGGGTGTCGGGGAGCATGAGGCGAAGGCGGCCCTGTTCGATGGGTTCGCGCAGGTGGCCAAAGCGCTGTCGACGGGACGCCGCGTCGAGTTGATCGATGTGCTCGAACAAGGCGAGCGCCACGTCGAGGAACTGGCCGCGGCGATCGACCAGAGCGTCGCCAACACCTCCTTCCACCTCCGTGCCCTCGCCGCCGCCGGTCTGGTCCGCACCCGCCGCGACGGCAACCGGGTCCACTACCGCCTGGCCTCCCCGCAGGTCGCTGCGCTGTGGTCGGCGCTGCGGGACGTTGCGATCGCACACCACGACGAGATCGATGCGCTCGCTGTCGACTATCTCGGTGACCGGTCCGGTTTCGAACCGATCGGACGAGCCGAACTCGCCCGACGTCTCGACGACGGCGACGTCCTCGTCATCGATGTCCGGCCCGAACCCGAGTACGCAGCCGGACATATCGCCGGCGCCCGCTGCATCCCCCTCGACGACCTCGACCGCCACCTCGCCGAACTCCCCGACGACCTCGAGGTCGTGGCGTACTGCCGCGGCCCGTTCTGCGTGTATGCCGACGACGCGGTCCGCCGCCTCACCGCTGCAGGGCGCCTGGCGCGCCGTCTGGAGGACGGCTTCCCGCAATGGCGCAACGCAGGCCTTCCCGTCGCGGTCGGCGCAGGCGTAGGTGGTCGATGA
- a CDS encoding multicopper oxidase family protein codes for MIRLRLAELNRRHIALAGAAALVVVATAAAAVALLPDPSDALRRDLEAEFDGAYPAEPAGGGDVIDVDLTAAETTVALVDGVETDVWAYNGTVPGPALRIELGDTIRVHVRNDLDAATTIHWHGIRVPNDMDGVPDVNQPRIEPGATFVYEFTPPDAGTYWYHSHTDGSQQLVRGLYGSIVVDDPGDGTDYGADEVWILDDWLLDDTGQIDPAFNTPADRTHNGRWGNLITVNASTTTELKVAPGARIRLRLVSASNGRVYVPHFGDLDVTVVAVDGLTVGDHPDLATLTLAPGNRIDVDITTPTEPGTHQVVDTFTGGPQPLATIVVDDTTDDRADALSFEPATNPAVPDWDTALEAPVDHELLFETRNEDDEWIWTINGAAYPDHEPLELTAGEFTKIRLVNQTHPMHPIHLHGQFFKVLTRNGEPVDEPYFRDTVLLEMLDEVEIGLVPLDVGDWVLNCHIQEHGEAGMMTVMQVAPDR; via the coding sequence GTGATCAGGCTCCGCCTCGCCGAACTCAATCGCCGCCACATCGCCCTTGCCGGCGCCGCCGCACTCGTGGTGGTTGCGACAGCTGCCGCTGCCGTGGCGTTGTTGCCGGACCCGTCCGACGCGCTGCGCCGCGATCTCGAAGCGGAGTTCGACGGCGCCTACCCGGCCGAACCCGCCGGCGGTGGCGACGTGATCGACGTCGACCTGACCGCAGCCGAGACGACGGTCGCCCTGGTCGACGGCGTCGAAACCGACGTGTGGGCCTACAACGGCACCGTCCCCGGACCTGCACTGCGGATCGAGCTCGGCGACACGATCCGAGTCCACGTCCGCAACGATCTCGACGCCGCCACCACGATCCACTGGCACGGCATCCGGGTCCCCAACGACATGGACGGCGTCCCCGACGTCAACCAGCCTCGCATCGAACCCGGTGCAACCTTTGTCTACGAGTTCACGCCACCCGACGCCGGCACGTACTGGTATCACTCCCACACCGACGGCAGCCAACAACTCGTACGCGGCCTCTACGGCAGCATCGTCGTCGACGACCCCGGCGACGGCACCGACTACGGCGCCGACGAAGTCTGGATCCTCGACGACTGGCTCCTCGACGACACCGGCCAGATCGATCCGGCGTTCAACACCCCCGCCGATCGCACCCACAACGGCCGCTGGGGCAACCTGATCACCGTCAACGCCAGCACCACCACCGAGCTGAAGGTCGCTCCCGGAGCGCGAATCCGGCTCCGGCTCGTGAGCGCATCCAACGGCCGGGTCTACGTCCCCCACTTTGGTGACCTCGACGTCACGGTCGTCGCCGTCGATGGCCTCACCGTCGGCGACCACCCCGACCTGGCAACGCTCACACTGGCGCCAGGCAACCGGATCGACGTCGACATCACCACACCGACCGAGCCCGGCACTCACCAGGTCGTCGACACCTTCACCGGCGGCCCCCAGCCGCTCGCCACGATCGTCGTCGACGACACAACCGACGACCGGGCCGATGCTCTGTCGTTCGAACCGGCCACGAACCCGGCGGTCCCCGACTGGGACACCGCACTCGAAGCCCCGGTCGATCATGAACTCCTCTTCGAAACCCGCAACGAGGACGACGAGTGGATCTGGACCATCAACGGCGCCGCCTACCCCGACCACGAGCCCCTCGAGCTCACCGCGGGCGAGTTCACCAAGATCCGCCTCGTCAACCAGACCCACCCCATGCACCCCATCCACCTGCACGGCCAGTTCTTCAAGGTCCTGACGCGCAACGGCGAACCCGTCGACGAGCCCTACTTCCGCGACACCGTCCTGCTCGAGATGCTCGACGAAGTCGAGATCGGCCTCGTCCCCCTCGACGTCGGCGACTGGGTCCTGAACTGCCACATCCAGGAACACGGCGAAGCCGGAATGATGACCGTCATGCAGGTCGCACCCGACCGCTGA
- a CDS encoding c-type cytochrome, with protein sequence MNPRPFFSAAAVAVMLTVGVTACGSSDEPTTVALDDPELALGAEVYQLSCASCHGTDLRGTDKGPSHLSIVYEPNHHPDEAFRSAILNGAPQHHWPFGDMPPVEGLSDDEVEAVIAFVRSEQQRLGFEQ encoded by the coding sequence ATGAACCCCCGCCCCTTCTTCTCCGCCGCCGCTGTCGCCGTGATGCTGACGGTTGGTGTCACGGCATGCGGCTCGAGTGACGAGCCGACGACGGTGGCGCTCGACGACCCGGAGCTGGCGCTCGGTGCCGAGGTCTACCAACTGAGCTGCGCCTCGTGCCACGGCACCGACCTGCGAGGCACCGACAAGGGCCCGTCCCATCTGTCGATCGTGTACGAACCCAACCACCACCCCGACGAAGCGTTCCGTTCCGCCATCCTCAACGGCGCCCCCCAACACCACTGGCCCTTCGGCGACATGCCCCCGGTCGAGGGTCTCTCCGACGATGAGGTCGAGGCGGTCATCGCGTTCGTCCGCTCCGAACAGCAGCGCCTCGGCTTCGAGCAGTGA